The following DNA comes from bacterium.
AGGATGCCGCCGCCGGGCTGGACCGCCGCGCGCGAGAGATTGGCCAGGATCAGCTCCAGCTTTTCAGCGTAGGGGCGCGCCTTCTCGGCGCGTGTCTGCGCCTTGCGCAGTTTGGCGGCCGAGACCATCTCCATGGCCTTGGTGATCTGCTTGGTCGAATTGACCGAGCGAATCCGGCGTTTGATGTCGCGCAACGATGGCATCTTACCTGTCCAACCCGTTCGTAGAAGCGGCTCTTGAGCCGCGTTTTTTACTCACCAAGCGGCGGGCAATGCCCGCCCGGCAGCTTCCAATCCCATAGCGGGCCAACCCCGCCTGACCCTCCCGAGCGCGGCCGTTACGGCTTGAAGATGCCGCGGAACCTGACGCAGGCATCTTTCAATTTGGCCTCCAAATCGTCGGACAACGCACCCTTGGTCTTGATGGTGTGGCCGACGTCGGGGTACTCCTTCTTCATGAAGGCCAAAAACTCGCTTTCGTACTTCTTCACGGCGGCCACGGGGATTTCGTCGAGATACCCCTTCCCCGCCGCCCAAATCACGATCACCTGATCCTCGACCGGCATCGGAACATACTGCCCCTGCTTGAGCAATTCGACCATGCGTTCGCCGCGGGTCAACTGCCGGCGGGTGACTTCGTCGAGATCGGAGCCGAACTGCGCGAAGGCGGCCAGGGCGCGGTACTGCGCCAAATCGAGACGCAGCGAACCGGCCACCTTCTTCATCGCTTTGGTCTGGGCGTTGCCGCCCACGCGCGACACGGAGATACCGACGTTGATCGCGGGGCGCACACCGGAGTAGAACAGGTCACTTTCGAGGAAAATCTGCCCGTCGGTGATCGAAATCACGTTGGTCGGAATGTAGGCGGTCACGTCGCCGGCCTGGGTCTCGATGATCGGCAGCGCGGTGAGCGATCCCCCGCCCTTCTCATCGGACAACTTCGCCGCGCGTTCCAGCAGGCGCGAATGCAGGTAGAAGACGTCGCCCGGATAGGCCTCGCGTCCCGGCGGGCGGCGCAGGAGCAGCGACAACTGGCGATAGGCGACCGCGTGCTTGGAGAGGTCATCGTAGACGCAGAGCACGTGCTTGCCCTGCACCATCAGGTGCTCTCCCATGGTCACACCGGCGTAGGGGGCGATGAACTGCAGCGGCGCCGGATCGGTCGCCGAGGCGACGACCACGGTGGTGTAGTCCATGGCGCCATGCTTGCGGAAGATCTCAACCACCTGCGCGACGGTGGAGGCCTTCTGGCCGACGGCAACGTAGATGCAGAAGATATCGGTGTCGCGCTGATTGATGATGGTGTCGACGGCGACGGCGGTCTTGCCGGTCTGGCGGTCGCCGATGATCAGTTCGCGCTGGCCGCGTCCGATCGGAATCATCGAGTCGATCGCCTTCAGGCCGGTCTGCACCGGCTCTTTCACCGGCTGACGGTCGATCACGGTGGGCGCATTGACCTCGAGATTGCGGAACTGGTCGGTCACGATCGGGCCGTTGTTGTCCAGCGGCTGGCCGAGCGGGTTGACCACGCGGCCGATGAGCGCGTCGCCGACAGGCACCGAAGCCACCCGTCCGGTCCGGCGCACGGTGTCGCCTTCCTTGATGTGGCGGTCGGAGCCGAAGATGGCGCAGCCGACGTTGTCCTCTTCCAGATTGAGGACCAAGCCCATGATGTCGCCGGGGAAGGTCACCAGTTCGGACATCATGGCGTCTTCGAGTCCCCAGACACGGGCTATGCCGTCGCCGACCTGGAGCACGGTGCCCACCGACTCCATCTCAAGCTTGCTCTGGTATTGGCCAATCTCTTTGGCGATGACCGATGACACTTCTTCGGGCCTTAAAGCCATTGTCTCTCCCTTACGCGGCCTGATGCACTTTCAGCGCCCGCAGCGTCTCGCGCAGGCGCAGCAGATCGTGACGCACGGAATGGTCGATGATTTCGCCGCCGACAATGACGACGACGCCGCCCAGGATGGCGGGGTCGATTTTGTCGCGGTGACGGATGGTCTTGCCGGTGGTTGCCTCGAGCCGGGCCACGATGCGGCGGATTTCATCGTCGCGCAGCGGCACGGCGCTGGTGATCTCGGCCTCGAGGATGCCGCGGGACTCGTCGAGCATGGCCCCGTACAGGTCAATGATGCGGGGAATGTGCTCGGTGCGTCCCTTGTCGATGACGAAGAGCAAAAAGTGCAGCACGGATTCGTGGGCGCCGGCCATCACGGTGCGCACCAGCGTCCGCTTGTCCTCGTCGGGGATCTGCGGCGCGGCCAGCACCTTGAGCAGGCGGCGGTCGGCGCGCAGAACCTCGGCCAGGGCCGACAGGTCGGCCCAGACCGCCTCTTCCACGCGGTTGCGAGTGGCCAGCGCGAAGAGGGCCCGGGCGTATTTCCTGGCGATGCGGACTTCCATTTAGT
Coding sequences within:
- the atpA gene encoding F0F1 ATP synthase subunit alpha, with amino-acid sequence MALRPEEVSSVIAKEIGQYQSKLEMESVGTVLQVGDGIARVWGLEDAMMSELVTFPGDIMGLVLNLEEDNVGCAIFGSDRHIKEGDTVRRTGRVASVPVGDALIGRVVNPLGQPLDNNGPIVTDQFRNLEVNAPTVIDRQPVKEPVQTGLKAIDSMIPIGRGQRELIIGDRQTGKTAVAVDTIINQRDTDIFCIYVAVGQKASTVAQVVEIFRKHGAMDYTTVVVASATDPAPLQFIAPYAGVTMGEHLMVQGKHVLCVYDDLSKHAVAYRQLSLLLRRPPGREAYPGDVFYLHSRLLERAAKLSDEKGGGSLTALPIIETQAGDVTAYIPTNVISITDGQIFLESDLFYSGVRPAINVGISVSRVGGNAQTKAMKKVAGSLRLDLAQYRALAAFAQFGSDLDEVTRRQLTRGERMVELLKQGQYVPMPVEDQVIVIWAAGKGYLDEIPVAAVKKYESEFLAFMKKEYPDVGHTIKTKGALSDDLEAKLKDACVRFRGIFKP
- the atpH gene encoding ATP synthase F1 subunit delta, yielding MEVRIARKYARALFALATRNRVEEAVWADLSALAEVLRADRRLLKVLAAPQIPDEDKRTLVRTVMAGAHESVLHFLLFVIDKGRTEHIPRIIDLYGAMLDESRGILEAEITSAVPLRDDEIRRIVARLEATTGKTIRHRDKIDPAILGGVVVIVGGEIIDHSVRHDLLRLRETLRALKVHQAA